From the Yoonia rosea genome, the window CCAGCGTCTCCCACGTCAGGTTCAACCCGTCCCATTCCGCATAATGCCGTTCGAGGGAGGTCACGATATGCAGCGCCTGTGCGTTGTGATCAAAGCCGCCATAGGGCTGCATCAAGGCATCCAGCGCCTCTTCGCCCGTATGACCGAACGGCGTGTGGCCCAGATCATGGGCCAACGCCACGGCCTCGGTCAGTTCGACATTCAGATCAAGGGCTGCGGCCACCGTGCGCGCGACCTGCGCTACCTCGATCGAATGGGTCAGACGCGTGCGGAAATAATCGCCTTCATGTTCAATAAAAACCTGTGTTTTGTGCTTCAGCCGCCGAAAGGCGCTGGCATGGATGATCCGGTCACGGTCCCGTTGAAACGGCGAACGGAACGCACTTTCTTCCTCAGGATAAAGCCGCCCGCGCGCATTGGCGGGGTCTGTCGCATAGGGCGCTGCCATGTGAATTGCCTGTCTTGTCGCTTTTGCCTGTCATCCCTATATTACAGGTACACCCAAACCGATAGGCCCCCGTGATGTTCACCGTCCCCCCCAAAGTTACCACCCGCGCATTTGAACGCCTGGCCGAGATTGGCGCGAGCGCGCAAGGCAAGGCCCTACGTGTCGCGGTCGAGGGTGGCGGCTGTTCCGGTTTTCAGTACGAGATCGACCTTGATGAAGCGAAAGAGGATGATCTGGTGCTGTCTGACAAGGGCGAAACAGTGGTCATCGATTCTGTGTCGCTGCCGTTTCTGGCGGATGCCGTGATTGATTTCACCGAAGAGCTGATCGGCGCGCGGTTTGTGATCAACAACCCGAACGCGACTTCGTCCTGCGGCTGCGGCACATCGTTTTCGATGTAAGTGTGCGGCAAAGTCTGCTGGGCGCGAAAGTCAGGGTTACGCCCAACGTGCCACCTCAGGTGTCGTCCGGCCATCGTCCGACCTGGAGGGCTGTGCGGCGTCAGAGGCACGGGATCGTGCAGTAAAATCAGGGTCAGATACCTTTGAAAGCGTTGCAAAATCGCCCTCCTGGGGGAGGTCGGGCGATGGCCGGACTGCGCCGGCCAGTTCTGCCGTGGGGTGCGTTTGGGGGGACGGCGAAGGCCGTTTTGTCCGCCAACCTGATTTCGCGGTTATGCGCGGCGAAAGTTAGGTTTGAGCCCATCCTGTCAGTTGCTGCCACGCAGAAAACGAACTGAGTTAGACTATGCTGAAAGGTCGTTTAACAAGTCCTCGTCGAAGGGGCGATTTTCGCTTTTGTCATTGGGATGCGCGGCGAGCCATTCCGAAAACACCTTCTTTGGGCGGGCGTCGCCTTCCATACTCCAATCGTGAGTATTCGGGTCTACAACGCTTGGGATGAGGTCTCCGCCTAGCACGGGCGAATGTGAATAATAACAGCCATACAATCGCTCGGCTTCAATACCGTCCGCGACGAACTGGATATGGAAACTTTCGTCCATTTCGCGTCCCACATCTTCCATCCATCGTGAAATAGCATGATATGCTGAATGGTCGTCTTTCGCGCCCACTTCAGCATAAACTGCTGTGAGAAAACGAAACTCTTGTTCCTCACTTAGCGGCTTCCAACCTAGAGAGGTCAAGAAATCTTCAAGTTTCGATAGCATCTCAAAGTAGTTCAGTTCCGGGCTCTCAAGGTAGGCAAATTCATCCGCATAAAGCCCAATGCTCATTAAACTTTCGATGACCGACGCGACTTCTGCGGAGTTTACTTTCCTAAGATTTGCCTCAGGCGTTGGTCGGAAACGCGCTGCCAATCGCAGTAATCGAAAATTAGGTTCGTTGAACACTTTCATTTCCCGTGCCGGCATGGCTGTTCCGCTGGTTTGAGTTTCTCTCTGCTTGTAGCGGAAACTGTCGCAAACAATGAGATGATGCAACGGAAACGAACGGCAGCTTCGTCCGCAAAGCAGACATTTCCTATCATGTCCCGCCCCAAACGAAACCAAGAGTTGCCTTTCTCCGCCCCCTTCGCCAAAACCCTTGGCAACAACAGGGGGCGCATATGAAAATCGCGACATTCAACATTAACGGTGTCAAAGCCCGTATTGACGCGCTGACCAACTGGATTGATGACACCCAGCCCGATGTGGCGGTGCTGCAGGAAATCAAATCAGTCGACGAAGGCTTCCCCCGCGAGATATTCGAGGACAAGGGCTATAACGTCGAAACCCACGGCCAAAAGGGCTTTAACGGGGTCGCACTCCTGTCGAAATTCCCGCTTGAGGACGTCACGCGCGGCCTGCCGGGTGCCGCAGGCGCGGGGCGCGACGGTGTGGACGACGAAGAGGCCCGCTATATCGAGGCAACCGTTGTGGGCGACAAAGCGGTGCGGATTTGCGGGCTTTACCTGCCCAACGGCAACCCCGCACCGGGGCCGAAATATGACTATAAACTGCGCTGGATGGAACGGCTTCAGGCCCGTGCCGCTGAACTTATATCACATGAGGAAGTGGCGCTAATGTGCGGGGATTACAATATTATCCCGCAAGCCGAAGATGCCGCGCGCCCGGATGCGTGGCGCGATGACGCGCTCTTTCGTCTTGAAAGCCGCGAGGCGTTCCGCCGTATCCTGAACCTTGGCTACACCGAAGCTTTCCGCGCGCGCGAGGCGGGTGCGGGCCACTATTCCTTCTGGGATTATCAGGCGGGTGCCTGGGACAAGAACGACGGTATCCGTATCGACCACTTTCTGCTGACACCACAATGCGCGGACCTTTTGAACAACTGCTGGATCGAAAGCGACGTGCGCGGCCGTGAAAAGCCCTCGGACCACGTGCCTGTCTGGGTAGACCTTGCCGCCTAGCCCGTTGATCGGTTAGGATCGCTTTTTCAGGTCGCATTTCAGGAGCACAGACACATGCTTCGCCAGTTTATCAGTATCGTAGCCGTCGCTGTCATATTGCCGACAATCGGTCAGGCACAGTGCCGCATCGCCGTCGCGGGCACCGCTTGCGTCGCCATCCCCCAGCCCTTGACGCCACAACCGGGCCCCGTCGAGATCGGTGAGATCCTTGAGCGTGGACAATATTCCATGATCATGAATGCGCGTTACTATGGCCTGCCAACCGTCAGCGATGGCTGGGTCTATTTCCGGATCGAAGACGAGATCTACCGCGTCGATTGGCGTACCCATGAAGTGTTGGAAAGGGTCACCGATCAGGCGAGCAGGAATTGGTGATTATTGCGGTTGGGTTTTGAGCCCATAAAACCAACACCTTTACAGGCCACTAGGCCTCTGACACCTGCGAATGCCGCGCTATCGTTCTTGCGTCACTGTTCTGCGTGGTGCGGTGTTTCCACGCAAAGGATAAGGTCGTGCGCCGGATCGTGATTGCCAGAAACATATCTGCACCGGACACGGCACCGGACGCAGGCTGCACCGTGGAGGTTTGGGCATGCTTATGAAAGTCGATGGGCAACATGATGCCTGAATACATAGGCAATTTGCCGAAAGCTGGGCAAAAACCGGAAACAATCAAGGTATTAAGAAGCATTGTTGCCGCAATCGCGACATAACCTGCAAACGCGGTCTTGCTTTGCCCTGTTCGGAAAAAGCTGCGCGGTCAGGCAGTCACATCGTGATCATAAAGCCAGCCGAGCCGGTTGAGAAACGCGGTTGGCGCGACTTTCCCCAAGGTCCGCAGCCCAGCATGGGCCACCATGCGCTGCACACCGCCCAGGTGATAATTGCGCGCATTCTTGTTTGCCGCCTCAATCGCCCGCACGACACGCGCGCGGCGTTTGTCCTGATAGCGGCGCAAGCCTGCCTCAATCGTGGCCTCTTCATTGCAGCAGCGCGCCAAGGTATAGGCATCCTCGATCGCGAGGTTTGCACCCTGCGCAAGAAACGGCAATGTGGGATGTGCCGCGTCCCCCAAAATCGCCAATGTGCCCAGATGCCATTTTGCCGCCACGGGGTGCCGGAACAGCCCCCAAAGCCGCACATCTTCGACCGCAGACAAGATACTTTTCGCCTCCCAGCCGCAGTCCGCAAAGGCCATGCGCAGGTTGCCGGGGTCATCGCTGTGGTGCCAGCCTTCCTTGGCCCATTGGCTGCGTTCCTGCACCGCAACAATGTTCAGCCGACCGCCAGGCAATGGATAGGTGACCATATGCCGTCCCGGGGCCATCCAGATACGGGCCACAGGGTCCGTCTTGTCGGTCTTGATCAGGGCACGCCATGCCACCTGCCCCGTAAAGAACGGCTGTGCAGGCCGGTTGATCAGGCCGCGCACCACGGAATGCAGCCCGTCGGCACCGACAGTCAATGCAGGCCGGCATGTCTTGCCATCGCAACTGAAACTGCCGTCAGTACTGATCTGTGTGATCTTCGCGCCCAGCCTGATCGTGACGCCTGCAACATCACAGCCACGCGCCAGAATATCGATCAGGGCCGCGCGGTGATAGAAGACGTAAGGCGGCGTCTGCGCGGAGAGATCAAAGCGCGCAATCTCGCGCCCTGTCATCGCATCCATCGGCACGACGGCCTGTGCCTGCACACCGGAGGCGGCAAGCGCGCGGTCGATCCCAAGCGCGTTCAAGGCACGCGCACCGTTGGGCGTAATCTGCAGACCGGCGCCAACCTCGGTCAGCGCGGGTGCCTGTTCATAGACTGTGACGGTTGCGCCATCGCGCGCGAAGGCCAATGCGGCCGTTAACCCACCAATGCCGCCGCCGATTACAGCGATGTCGCGGCTTTGGTTATGGGCCATTCTAGTCGTCCCGATGCACCTTTTCGCGGCGTTCGTGGCGCTCTTGCGCCTCAAGGCTCATGGTGGCGATGGGACGGGCATCCAGACGCTTGAGCGAGATAGGCTCGCCAGTGATTTCGCAGTAGCCGTATTCGCCCTGTTCGATCCGGCGCAATGCCGCGTCGATCTTGGTAACCAGCTTGCGCTGGCGGTCGCGTGTGCGCAGCTCAAGCGAACGGTCGGTTTCTTCAGAAGCGCGATCAGCCACATCAGGAATATTGCGTGTCTGGTCTTTCATGCCGGCGACAGTGTCGCGGCTGTCTTCAAGGAGTTCGGCCTTCCAGGCCAGCAGTTTGCGACGGAAATATTCGGTCTGCCGCTCATTCATGAATGGTTCGTCATCTGCCGGGCGATAGTCGTCTCCAAGAAACACTTCTGCCTTCATATTCATACCCTCTTGCTTTGATGCGCGCTGACGCATTGCGCTCACCCCAACCCCAATTTTGTCGGGGTTTACTTGGTTCCCGGCGCGCTGTCACCCCCCATTTTGACAGGCCTCGCAGGGTGTTGATGATCCCGAACGACCTGCTAGGTTACTTTTGCAAATCAAAGGGCAAGCAGATGCAATTCACCGGAACCGAGACTTATATCGCCACTGACGACCTGACCATGGCGGTGAATGCAGCCGTCACGCTGGAACGCCCGCTTTTGGTGAAAGGCGAGCCTGGCACCGGCAAGACCGAGCTTGCGCGGCAGGTCAGCGCGGCCCTTGGGCTCCCTATGATTGAATGGCACATCAAATCGACAACCAAGGCGCAACAGGGGCTTTATGAATACGACGCCGTGAGCCGTTTGCGCGATAGCCAATTGGGCGATGCGCGGGTGCATGACGTGGCCAACTATATCAAGAAGGGCAAGCTCTGGCAGGCCTTCGGCGCGGATGGCAAGGTCGTGCTCTTGATCGACGAGATCGACAAGGCCGATATCGAATTCCCCAACGACCTTTTGCAGGAACTGGACCGGATGGAGTTCCACGTCTACGAGACCGGCGAGACCGTGAAGGCCATCCACCGCCCTGTCGTGATCATCACATCCAACAACGAAAAAGAACTGCCCGACGCCTTTCTGCGCCGCTGTTTTTTCCACTACATCCGCTTTCCCGACATCGACACGATGCGCAAAATCGTCGCGGTCCATCATCCGGGCATCAAAGAACAGTTGCTGACCACCGCCCTCACCCAGTTCTACGAATTGCGTGAAACGGCGGGCCTGAAGAAAAAGCCCTCCACCTCTGAAGTGCTGGACTGGCTCAAGCTGCTATTGGCCGAGGATCTGAGCGCCGAGGACCTCAAACGTGACGGGGCGAATGCGCTGCCGAAACTGCATGGTGCCCTGCTCAAGAACGAGCAGGATGTGCATTTGTTCGAACGGCTGGCGTTTATGGCGCGGGGACAGCGCTAATCGGGGTGAAGGTCAATTCCGCGCGCCTCCGCGAAGGACCGGCAGTAGTCGAACCAATCGCCCATGTCCTCGGAAAACACGGCCATTGCGCCGCGATCCGTCCACTCCTGATATTTTGCGGCTTGCGCAGTTGCGACATAGGCGGCCGGATCTGCAACGCCTTCAGTTTGCGCCTGCAAGACCGCCGCGTTGATCCATTTGGCCTGACCAAAATCAAACAGATAGGCCCGCTCCGGATCGGTCATGAACGCAGCGCCGAACTGATATAGGCCTGCGCATTCCGCCATGCTTTTGCTGAACGGCTGCGCCGCCAGCGGGCCGGACAATCCGATGATAAAGACGATGCTCTGCATGACCAGCTGTTTCATGCAGGTGACTAAACAAACAAAATTACGCCAATTCAAGGCCCCACAGGGAATTGACTGGCCCTATGGCCAAACACCGCTATTGTCTGGCCTAACAAATACGAACGAGCACCGCGCATGACAGCCTCCTCTTCCGCCACGATCCGCCCGCTTGAGGCCAAGGACGAAGTTGCGTGGCGCGCGCTTTGGAAAAGCTATCTTGCCTTCTACAAATCCAGCGTTCCCGAGGCCGTTTATGCCAGTACATTTGCACGCCTGCTGGGCGGGGATGCGCAAGACTTTCACGGCATGGTCGCTGAACAGGACGGCACCATTGTGGGGTTGGTGCACTACCTCTTCCATCGCCATTGCTGGCGGGTCGAGAATGTCTGCTATCTGCAAGACCTCTATGCCGATCCTGCGGTGCGCGGCACAGGGATCGGGCGCAAACTGATCGAAGCGGTCTATCGGGCAGCGGATCAGGCAGGTGCACCGGCAGTTTACTGGCTGACGCAAGAAGATAACGCCGTAGGTCGCCGCCTGTATGATCGCGTGGGCCAGAAAACCGACTTCATCAAATACGCCAGACCCGCATGAAGTACCTTGCCGCTTTTGCCCTCGCCTTTGCAGCGGGCTGTGCCCAGATGCCTGCCGAGCCAGACCCCGTGCGTCTCACATTCCCGGAAATGGCGCGTTTTGCGGGTGAAAGCCCCGGACCGTCCACGCGCCCGAACGCGGAGATTGCGCTGGATTTCGTGGATCTGGCGTTCCGGATGGAAAGTGGGCGGCCTTTGCCTGTCCTGACCCGTTTCGAAGGCCCGATCACTGTGCGGGTCGTCGGACAGCTGCGCCCGGAAAACCGGCAAGATCTTGAGGCGCTCTTGCGCCGCCTGCGCAACGAAGCCCGCATTGATATCCGGCTGACCAATAACACCGACGCCAATATCGTGATCGAGACCCTGCCCAACCGCACCATCCAGCGCGTTGCGCCCAATGCCGCCTGTTTCGTGGTCCCGCGCGTCCAGAGCTGGAGCGAATTGCGCGCCGCGCGTAACACCCCCACCCTTGACTGGGCCACCCTGCAACAGCGCGACAAGGCGGCAATTTTCCTGCCATCGGATGTGACCGCGCAGGAAGTGCGCGATTGTCTGCATGAGGAACTCGCACAGGCGCTTGGCCCGCTGAATGATCTCTACCGGCTGCCTGATTCTGTCTTTAATGATGACAACATGCACGCCGTGCTGACCGGTTTTGATATGCTGATCCTGCGGGCCTATTACGCGCCCGAATTGCGCAGCGGTATGTCCGAACGGCAAGTCGCCGAACGCCTGCCCGCGATCCTTGCGCGGATGAACCCGAGCGGACAACGCCCCGGCGGGCAGATCCCTTCTGAAACATCGCGGGCCTGGATCAACGAAATCACAACCGCTCTGGGAAGTGGCGCCTCTGAACCGCGCCGCAGACAGGCTGCGGCCCGTGCTGTTGCGATCGGGCAATCATTGGGCTGGACCGGCCCGCGCGAAGGCTTTGCCAACTATGCCTACGGCCGTTTGCAGATCGGCAATGACGCGACCCTGTCGCTGGGCGCCTTCAACGCCGCAGGCCGCGCCTATGCGCAAACGCCCGCCACCAATATCCACGCCGCCCATATCGCCCTGCAACTGGCCGCCTTTACGCTGATCTCGCGCGATGCCGACGCCACCATCGCACTGACAACCCCTGCCATCGCGGCCGCCCGCCGCCATGAGAACGCGGCTTTGATGGCGCTGCTGATGATGTTCAAAGCCGAAGCGCTTGATCTCAAAGGCGAGACCGAGGCAGGCATGGCCCTGCGTCTGGACAGTCTGGGGTGGGCGCTTTATGGCTTGGGCGACAGGGATGAGGTCATCTTGAGGCTCAATGAAATTGCGTCTCTGGCCCCGCCTCCGCCCCCAACCTAACAAAGGCCCTTTTCGATGATATTCCCGCTCTCAGGTATGGTTTTCGGTGCAGTCCTCGGTGCGTTGCGCGCGAAATCGAAAGGCGGACGGCGCAAGGATATGCTGCAATGGGGCGCGGTGTTTGCGATCATCTTCGGCCTTATCGGTCTTTTTGTTCTGATCTTCCTGCAACGCAGCTTGTGATCCATGTTTCTGCCCTTCTTTGACAACTTACGCCGGCACGGGGTTCCTGTGTCTTTGCGCGAATTCTTGTCATTTCTGGAAGGGATGAAGGCTGGCCTTGCCACCTATGATGTCGAGGCTTTCTACTTTCTGGCCCGCGCCACCATGGTCAAGGACGAGCGCCACCTCGATAAGTTCGACCGCGCCTTTGCCGCGAGTTTCGAGGGCCTTGACGCAATCCCCGATGAGGCCGTGCTGAATGCCGTTGATATTCCTGCCGACTGGCTGGAAAAACTGGCCGAAAAGCACCTGAGCGACGCAGAGAAAGCCGAAATAGAGGCCATGGGCGGTTTTGATAAGCTGATGGAAACGCTCAAAAAACGCCTTGAAGAACAAAAGGGCCGCCATCAGGGCGGGTCCAAATGGGTCGGCACTGCAGGCACCTCCCCTTTCGGGGCCTACGGCTATAACCCCGAAGGCGTGCGGATCGGCCAGAAAGAGAGCCGCCACCAGCGCGCCGTGAAAGTCTGGGACAAGCGCGAATTCAAGAACCTCGATGACACGGTCGAACTGGGCACACGCAACATCAAAGTTGCGCTGAAACGCCTGCGCCGCTGGGCACGTGACGGGGCGAACGAAGAACTGGACCTGAACGGCACCATCCGCGCCACCGCCGAACACGGCTATCTGGATGTGCAAACCCGCCCCGAGCGGCGCAATGCTGTGAAAGTCCTGCTCTTCCTCGATATCGGGGGGTCGATGGACCCGCATATCAAAGTGGTGGAAGAGCTGTTCAGCGCCGCCAAATCCGAATTCAAGCATTTCGAATATTTCTACTTCCACAACTGCCTTTATGAGGGCGTGTGGAAAAACAACCGCCGCCGCTGGAACGCGCAAACGCCGACATGGGATGTGCTGCGGACCTACGGGTCTGATTACAAATGCATCTTCGTGGGTGACGCCAGCATGTCGCCCTATGAAATCGCCTTCAAGGGCGGCGCGAACGAACACTGGAACGAAGAGGCAGGCCAGACTTGGCTGGAACGGGCGCGCGACCAATGGCCCAACCATCTCTGGATCAATCCGCTTGACGAACGCTACTGGCCTTACACACAGTCGATCCAGATGATCCGGGAAATTTTTGGCCCCGACCGTATGGTGCCGATGACACTCTCGGGGATTGACGCGGGCATGCGGACCTTGGGGCGCTAGGAGGCACAGGCGATGTGGCACCATCTCAAAGACTTTTGGACCCACAATCGCCCAGCTTTTCTTGCCTTTCTAGTGGTTTTTGCACTGACCGGCGTTTTCGGTATGCGCGCTGTCACGCAATACATCTACTGGTCCGATCCGGGAAAACAGAACCAGACTTTGGCCGGATGGATGACCCCGCGCTATGTGGCCAAATCGTATAACGTGCCCCCCGAGGTGATCAAAGCGGCGTGGAACCTGAACCCCGACAGCGCATTACGGCGCGCCTCGCTTGACACGATCGCGCAGGAACTGGGGCTCACGCTGGAAGAGATGCAGCAGCGGGTTGCAGCTGCGGCATTAGCCTTTCACGCAGGTCAAACCGATGAATGATCTGATCCTCGGGCTCGCGGCGGACTATGGCGTTCCCCTGCTCTTTATTGTGACATTCCTCAGCTGTCTGGCCCTGCCGGTTCCGTCATCACTGTTGATGCTGGCCTCGGGTGGTTTTGCAGCTGCGGGTGATTTGTCATTGGCAGCCGTGACCGCCGCCGCTTTTTGTGGGGCGGTCCTGGGCGACAATACGGGGTATTGGGTGGCGCGCCGGTTGGGTGCGCGCATGGATCGCTGGCTTATGGCGAAACCAAAACGGGCGGCGCTGCGCAGCAAATCCGCGCAATTCATGGACAAATGGGGCGGGTCTGCTGTGTTTTTCTCGCGCTGGCTGGTGTCCCCGCTGGGCCCGCATATCAACTACGTCAGCGGCCTTGCGCGGTTTCATTGGCCCCGCTTTGCGCTCTGGTCCATGAGCGGCGAGCTTGTCTGGGTCGCTCTCTATGTCGGGCTGGGCTATGTTTTTGCGGATAACATGACAGCAA encodes:
- a CDS encoding vWA domain-containing protein, giving the protein MFLPFFDNLRRHGVPVSLREFLSFLEGMKAGLATYDVEAFYFLARATMVKDERHLDKFDRAFAASFEGLDAIPDEAVLNAVDIPADWLEKLAEKHLSDAEKAEIEAMGGFDKLMETLKKRLEEQKGRHQGGSKWVGTAGTSPFGAYGYNPEGVRIGQKESRHQRAVKVWDKREFKNLDDTVELGTRNIKVALKRLRRWARDGANEELDLNGTIRATAEHGYLDVQTRPERRNAVKVLLFLDIGGSMDPHIKVVEELFSAAKSEFKHFEYFYFHNCLYEGVWKNNRRRWNAQTPTWDVLRTYGSDYKCIFVGDASMSPYEIAFKGGANEHWNEEAGQTWLERARDQWPNHLWINPLDERYWPYTQSIQMIREIFGPDRMVPMTLSGIDAGMRTLGR
- a CDS encoding HesB/IscA family protein encodes the protein MFTVPPKVTTRAFERLAEIGASAQGKALRVAVEGGGCSGFQYEIDLDEAKEDDLVLSDKGETVVIDSVSLPFLADAVIDFTEELIGARFVINNPNATSSCGCGTSFSM
- the dksA gene encoding RNA polymerase-binding protein DksA, with the protein product MKAEVFLGDDYRPADDEPFMNERQTEYFRRKLLAWKAELLEDSRDTVAGMKDQTRNIPDVADRASEETDRSLELRTRDRQRKLVTKIDAALRRIEQGEYGYCEITGEPISLKRLDARPIATMSLEAQERHERREKVHRDD
- the xth gene encoding exodeoxyribonuclease III — encoded protein: MKIATFNINGVKARIDALTNWIDDTQPDVAVLQEIKSVDEGFPREIFEDKGYNVETHGQKGFNGVALLSKFPLEDVTRGLPGAAGAGRDGVDDEEARYIEATVVGDKAVRICGLYLPNGNPAPGPKYDYKLRWMERLQARAAELISHEEVALMCGDYNIIPQAEDAARPDAWRDDALFRLESREAFRRILNLGYTEAFRAREAGAGHYSFWDYQAGAWDKNDGIRIDHFLLTPQCADLLNNCWIESDVRGREKPSDHVPVWVDLAA
- a CDS encoding DUF2927 domain-containing protein, with amino-acid sequence MKYLAAFALAFAAGCAQMPAEPDPVRLTFPEMARFAGESPGPSTRPNAEIALDFVDLAFRMESGRPLPVLTRFEGPITVRVVGQLRPENRQDLEALLRRLRNEARIDIRLTNNTDANIVIETLPNRTIQRVAPNAACFVVPRVQSWSELRAARNTPTLDWATLQQRDKAAIFLPSDVTAQEVRDCLHEELAQALGPLNDLYRLPDSVFNDDNMHAVLTGFDMLILRAYYAPELRSGMSERQVAERLPAILARMNPSGQRPGGQIPSETSRAWINEITTALGSGASEPRRRQAAARAVAIGQSLGWTGPREGFANYAYGRLQIGNDATLSLGAFNAAGRAYAQTPATNIHAAHIALQLAAFTLISRDADATIALTTPAIAAARRHENAALMALLMMFKAEALDLKGETEAGMALRLDSLGWALYGLGDRDEVILRLNEIASLAPPPPPT
- a CDS encoding AAA family ATPase — encoded protein: MQFTGTETYIATDDLTMAVNAAVTLERPLLVKGEPGTGKTELARQVSAALGLPMIEWHIKSTTKAQQGLYEYDAVSRLRDSQLGDARVHDVANYIKKGKLWQAFGADGKVVLLIDEIDKADIEFPNDLLQELDRMEFHVYETGETVKAIHRPVVIITSNNEKELPDAFLRRCFFHYIRFPDIDTMRKIVAVHHPGIKEQLLTTALTQFYELRETAGLKKKPSTSEVLDWLKLLLAEDLSAEDLKRDGANALPKLHGALLKNEQDVHLFERLAFMARGQR
- a CDS encoding GNAT family N-acetyltransferase — its product is MTASSSATIRPLEAKDEVAWRALWKSYLAFYKSSVPEAVYASTFARLLGGDAQDFHGMVAEQDGTIVGLVHYLFHRHCWRVENVCYLQDLYADPAVRGTGIGRKLIEAVYRAADQAGAPAVYWLTQEDNAVGRRLYDRVGQKTDFIKYARPA
- a CDS encoding DedA family protein, whose protein sequence is MNDLILGLAADYGVPLLFIVTFLSCLALPVPSSLLMLASGGFAAAGDLSLAAVTAAAFCGAVLGDNTGYWVARRLGARMDRWLMAKPKRAALRSKSAQFMDKWGGSAVFFSRWLVSPLGPHINYVSGLARFHWPRFALWSMSGELVWVALYVGLGYVFADNMTAIASISGNLSGFLAAGVLATGLGLWLVKSSKARARRRAGDAAPNVADENPRQA
- a CDS encoding FAD-dependent monooxygenase, with the translated sequence MAHNQSRDIAVIGGGIGGLTAALAFARDGATVTVYEQAPALTEVGAGLQITPNGARALNALGIDRALAASGVQAQAVVPMDAMTGREIARFDLSAQTPPYVFYHRAALIDILARGCDVAGVTIRLGAKITQISTDGSFSCDGKTCRPALTVGADGLHSVVRGLINRPAQPFFTGQVAWRALIKTDKTDPVARIWMAPGRHMVTYPLPGGRLNIVAVQERSQWAKEGWHHSDDPGNLRMAFADCGWEAKSILSAVEDVRLWGLFRHPVAAKWHLGTLAILGDAAHPTLPFLAQGANLAIEDAYTLARCCNEEATIEAGLRRYQDKRRARVVRAIEAANKNARNYHLGGVQRMVAHAGLRTLGKVAPTAFLNRLGWLYDHDVTA